The window CCGCCATAGGTTTCTTCCAGATGCCGGCGAATATAAACACCGACGGGAATAATCAGCAGGCCGATGATGAAAGGCACGCGCCAACCCCAGGAATAGAGCGCCTCTTCCGACAGAAAATAGGTTAACAGCAGCCCGAAAGAGGCGCCGAGCAACGCGCTGATCCCCTGGCTGATCGATTGCCAGCTGACGAAGAACCCACGCTGATTGGCGCCTGCGGATTCCAGCAGCAGCGTGGTTGCCGAACCGACTTCGCCGCCGGCGGCAAAGCCTTGAATTAACCGCCCGACCACGATCAGTATTGGCGCGAAGACGCCGATCTGCGCATGGGTGGGGGAGAAGGCGATCAGCGCGGTGCCGACCCCCATCAAAATGATGGTCATCAGCATCGCCGCCTTGCGCCCGACCTTATCGGCGTAGGCACCCAATACCATGCTGCCCAGCGGGCGCATGATAAAACCGACGCCGAATACCGCTACTGACATCAACAAAGAGCCGTAGGCGGTGTCGCTGGGGAAATACAGCTCACCGATGATGGCGGCAAAGAAGCTGTAGACGGTGAAGTCGAAGATCTCCAACCCGTTGCCCAGGCTGGCGCCTAAAATCACCTTGTAATTCACCGCTTTTTTTTCGACCGCCTGGTTTTCGGATAACGCGTTTTCAACAGTGCTCATCATTATCTCTCGGGATAGGTGGAAGGTGGGTTATTCGTTATTTTCCGGTCACGCCTGATGCCGCCGTTAATGCTGCTTTAAAAACATCACAAAATTGCAACCCTTTATTTACATATACTTGTATGTACAAGCATATGCAATACGCATTTATTTGATGTGCAGCGGGGGAGGATTGTTGAGAATTTATAATTCTATCAGTGCGTTGTGTTTTTTTTGTTTGCAGGGACGAAAAGGGAAGAAGGCAAAATTAGTGAGTTAAGGCGCATAAAAGCAAAAATTAATTACGCATTTTAGGAGATGAATCACAACCTGGTGGTTAAAGGCGATGCTGGATGCAGTGAGTACGTTTTACAGAATAAAGTTAATTTATCTGGCCAGACATCCGGTCGAAAATTTTGCCAACAGCGCCCATTGTTGGTTTGAAGTAAACAGACAGCTCCCCCGGTGCGCTTTCCCATGCACTCACTGCCGTTATAGCTATGGCACAACGTTCAACGTTATGAAACACCCCGCTGCTCAGCTTTAATTATCCTGCGAACAACGGATTTTAACCGCCGAAGGAAAGGCAAAAACGGTTCGTCACCTGGATTATGTCAACGACAAGAGGATTATTTATGCAGGAACAAAATGAGATTCAAACCATGGCAGATCCTTCGGATTTGGATATTTTAGCCGCGAGCGATGGCTATACCAAGATCGGCGGTTTTTATCAGCAGGAAGGGAACGGCGATATTGGCAAAACCAGCAGCATCGATGATGTCGCCGGCAAACGCGGCCATTACGACGTATACCCGACCACCGAGGTTCCGTTGTCCGGCGCTGCCTTAATCTTTGGCGGCGATAATTATCGCGGCGTTGCGGTCGTCAACAATAACGGCGCGATGGTGACCCGGTTGGTTTATAAAGGCGTGCCTGCAACCGACACCATTCACCATCCCTATGTTATCCCCTCCGGCCGCGTCGATGAAACCGGCGCAGAATTGCGGGTGATGAAGGTACCGTACAAAAACGGCTTCGGCACCAATAATGAATTCGAGATGGAGTTTGGCCTGAGAAACAACGGGCAGCCGCGCGTGATTGTCCGGCCGCCAAAAGTTTCCTCCGCTTTAGGGGATGATTCACTGGCCATCGAGCTGGCGGATGAAAAGAAATTCATCAGCAATAAGTCCTTTGCGGTGGTCAGGGTTCCGTCGGAAACCGTTGCCAATACGCTGGATCCTAAAGTTTCTTATATTGTCCGCGCCGGCAGAACGGCATCGGGCACGGTGCATTTAAAATTCAACCTTAACAATGCGGAAGAGCTGGTAACGGCGATCACCGCCGGGCAATATTTTGCCTATATCTCATTCAAAAAAATCGGCGCCCCCGGGTATGGCCTGTATCCGTTAGTCGGCAATGCGCAGAAATACGCCGACGGCGTTTGGCTCCATATTGCGCCCGAGTCTTTCACGCTGGAACCCGATGGCACCGCTATTGACAGCGCCAACACGCCGGGGACGGATAACAACTTCCCAGCCTGCGGTTATGAGGATATTAAAATCATCCTGTCGACCGAAAAGATGGCCGCCGGCGTTAACCTTTCTGACCGGTATAACGGCTTCCATTCTGACGTGGTCTTCCCGTACGCCTTGGTTAAAGCGATAAAGGACAACGTTCGTTTCCCGCTGCCCTATATCAATAAAACTATTGTCTCTGCCGTTGACTTCGCGGCCAATAAAACCACCAGCGAAACCCTGGCGGTGGTAAATACCGGATATGTTTGGGATCTGAAGTATAACCAGACGATCGCCGGCCAGAACAACGATGCAAAGAACAAAACCATGACTGACATCCTGGGGCAGTATGCACCATATGACTATGTCTTCATGCTGTTTTATCTGCCAAACAATGCGGGGTATTCACTGTGATTACAGAATATTTTATCGATCTCGACGCCAAGGTAAACGGCACCGGCAGCGAGCAGTCGCCTTTCAATAGCGCAGAGGTATTGAATACGCTCAAATACCCTTATAGCGCTAAAATAAAACGCGGCGGGCGCCAGACGGTTAAAATTAAATTACCCACGATGAGCGGCCAGAATGAACAGACCACCATCACCGCCTATGGCGAGGGGCCTAATCCGGTGTTGATCGCGTCGAACGCCATGGCGCCGGTGCTTGACAGCACTCTGGTAAAAAACCTGCTGATCTCCGGCATCGATTTCGTTTGCCCGTTTATTAACTATGTCTCCGAAAATTTAGTTTACCTGCGCGCCAACAGCGAAGGGGTCAACCATAAAGCGAACGTGATAGTCGAAAAATCCACGATCCGTTATATGCATCCGGTTCAGATTAAAACCAAGGCGGTGTATATCGATGCTATCGGCGGCTCAGGCATCAAGTATCGCAACGATACCCTGAAGGTGCGCGACGTAAACATCTACGGCGGGCACTGGGGCGTGCAGATCCACTGCGGTTCCGCCTACGATCTGACCGGCGGTAAAACGGAGGCGTACAAAGGGCGGGATATTCTGATCGATAACGTCGCCGTGATTGATGCGGTGGGCGATGGCTGCCAGGTAAGCTTTGCCAACGGGCAGGGCAAGCCGGTGATCGCTAACTGCTACTACCGTTCGGAACTCTATACCTACCCCAACCAACTTTGGACGGCGTCGTTTTGGCTGGGTGGTTGCGATGACGCCGGCATTGAATATTGCGAGTCTGCGGGCTCTATGCTGCACCTGCGTGACAAAATGGGGTTCGACATTGACGGCCGGTGCTCCGGCTGTTGGGTACGCTACTGCTACTCGCATAACAACGGCGGCGGTTTCGGCATGTTCACCGACACATGCACTGACGTGTTCAACAATCTGGCCGAAATGGAATCTGTTCTTATCGATCAAAAAGCAGGCAACGCCAATAATACGATGGAATATTGCCTGTCCTACAACGACGGCGTTTCGCGCGGAGGTTATGCGGGCAACTGGCTCAAGTTTACGGTGGTAAGAAATGTCGTCAGCTCCAGGGTGAGTAACTGCACCTTCATCGATACGCTGTCGAAAGATCCGGCTCATATGATTCAATGGGGGCAGACGCAGCCGTATATTTTCACCAAATATCCCGGCGTTCATATGCAGAACAATATCTTCTATTTTAAACATGCGGCGGTGCCGGTGAACGATATCGGCTGGGGAAACGGCGTTGGCTATATGAAATGGAGCAACAATATTTTGTATTCGCCAGAGGATAACGGCGCCAGCATGATCGATGCGCGTTGCAGCTATGAAAATACCCTGCATGCGGATCCGTTGGTCAGCTTTATGGGGAATAACCCGCCCAACGGTTTTGAGGCGGCGAAGCTGATCGGGTTGCTGTCCCGCTCCGTAGCCCATAACGCCGGTGCGCCAAACAGCCTGCCGGATATTCTCGGCATCAGCGGCAATAACATCGGCTGGCTGCAGTCGTAAACCCAGCGTTGGCGTTTGGTTGATTTTACCTTGGCGGAGGGGAAGAAATATCGAGAGTTCTTCCCCTGCATTGATGTCAGCCCGCCGCAGCAACCGGGGTTGCTGCGGCGCTCAATGCCTGGGTTGCGCTCAAAATATCGCCAAAACTTCCCGCGATCTCTTATCCCCGTTGTGGCATGATTTGACGGTTTTTTGTAAATTGAAGTACGTTGTTATAAATTATCTAAATGGTTTCCTGTGATTTATTTTTCACGTGACTAATAACTACAACTGGATACAGAGGTAAGGAGTGCTTTTTGACTCGGTGATTTTTCATTTTTAAATGGTTGCTGTCATTTATGTTGCGGCATGATAATTGTAAAGCCTATATAAAATAACGTTTTTTTTGAATTTTTTAGATTGTAAAAAAACATGCAATTAATGTGGCTATAAGTTTTTATTTGCAATGTTTTTATTTTTATGGTTAGGTTTTTCATAAGGTAAATGACTTCTTTAAAGCAGGTGGGCTTTATGAAAAGGATTTTTATAGTTTCTATTTTGTTTTTTACTGCGTTATATTTTCCCTATGGCCACGCAAATGAAAATCACTATGAAAGTATTGAAAGTGACTTATCCCAGGTTAGTTATTTTTCCTTAGGAATGAATGGTTTTGTTGGCAGAATTAGCGAAGGGGAAGTTGCTGTAATAGATATTCTTAAAAGCAAGAGCGCAACTGATATTTTTTTGAGAATAGCCAATAATCCCAAGGCAACGCCAGAAAGTAAACTTTATGCGGCTTGTGGATTAAAGCAACTAGGTAAGCTAAATAAAAATGACGTAAAATCCATCTTTGCAAAAGAGTGGAATGATGATGTTTCGATATTGAAAGCAGACGTTTTAAGAAAAGAAAAGTTTAAATATTTATATTTTGGTATTTTAAATCATGGGTGCATGTGAGTCAATTTACTGAATTACTCTATTGAAAAACATGAAAGGGATATATTCATGAAAGAGCTCATGCTTGACGAGTTACCTCCAATTTCTGGAGGGATGCATCTTGATGGCCACAGAGAATCAACAAATGTAATTGACCAGCGCGGGAGGGACATGGGGACGTACATTGATGCTAATGGAAAATGTTGGTCTCCTGGCACATCTTCAATTGATATGTACCCTAACGGGGGTGGTACATCTTGGGGAAGTGGTCCATGGCAACCTTCAAGTGGTAATAGCTTCTCTCTGGAAGATATCCTGAGTATTGGCTGGAGCAGATTCCAAAGAGACGTTTGGGGCTAATATTGCAGGAGGGCGACAGAAGCCAACTGCCTCAGCTAAGGCAGTTGGCTTTACTGGTATCCCTCCGTCAACGGGCAGGCTTGCATTGCGCCGGCGGCATGCCGGGTTAATCTCATGATCTTCTGTCGCTGTACATTTGCTCAAAATATCGCCAAAACTTCCCACGATCTCTTATCCCCGTTGTGGCATGATTTGACGGTTTTTTGTAAATTGAAGTCCGTTGTTATAAGTTATCTAAATGGTTTACTGTGATTTATTTTTCACGTGACTAATAACTACAACTGGCTTCTTATCCAAAGCTGAAAACTTGTCTATGCGAAGAAACCTACAGCTCTATTTAAAAATTCTACTTCTTAGCCAGGCCCGTCATCGTATACTTTTTTAATTGCAAACTTGAAAATGAAATACCCCAAGAAAACTCCCAGAAAAGAGACCGCAAGCCATAGATATTTCAATTTATCGTCTGAATAGAATACGAACCAAGCTATGGCTAACAGTGATAATACCACCACACCACAGCCAATTCCCTGAATAAGTCGGGATAAAACCGCCAGCATAAAGTTCTTCATACGTTAACCCTTGCAAAAAAGTACTGACAAATTTGACTGAATTTCTTCCGATCTCTTTCCCAGACTGAAACGGCGTCCTCAAACGGCCTGACCTTGTTTTCTAAAAGGAAATACAGCAGATCAAGATTTCCCATACGTCTGAGTTGGTCATACATTCGGGAGTTCCTTACCTTTAAATCGCGTGATGTATAGACTGACCGTGAAATGCTTGCGCCGGCAGTGAGAATCGAACCAACGGCGACACCCGAAATTAGCCTTGGGATGATTTGTTTTGAGAATACATAACCTACGTTTGCAGTAGCTAACTGATTAAAGGCGAATTTACCGAGAAGTTTACCGGATGTTCTGATTGTTATGTCCTTAACATCTTCAACGTTAACTTTGTTGGCGAAGTTTTCGATAAAGACATGAGCAACTTTTTCGATGCTGCTTTTGTTGGCAAGCCCTGACTTGATGAGCCTGATAAACCGCTCTTTATCTTGCGCGTTTAGCCATCTATTTTCTGTATCAATATAGTCGTAGCCCAAATAGTAGAAGTCTACCGGCACGCTGATGAATCCCTGTGCGAAACCGCGAACTAAATGACTGTCAATGTTCACCGCATCCGCCATGTCGCTTGCTATCTGTTTTGCGCTTTTCATACAAATCCTTTCGATATGAAAGAGTTAACCTATCAGATGTTTAATGCATGATCTATAGCTTCTCAGAGACAAAATCCCAAGAAAGCTCAAAATATCGCCAAAACTTCCCGCGATCTCTTATCCCCGTTGTGGCATAATGCGCGCCAAATCACATTCCCTATGATATGAAGAGCGAGCGCTGTGTTAAGCACTAACAACATCACTATGCAGTTTGGCAGTAAGCCGCTGTTTGAAAATATCTCCGTCAAATTCGGCGGCGGTAACCGCTATGGCCTGATCGGGGCCAACGGCTGTGGCAAGTCCACCTTTATGAAAATCCTCGGCGGCGATCTGGCGCCGAGCGGCGGCAACGTGTTCCTCGATCCGAACGAGCGCCTGGGTAAACTGCGCCAGGATCAGTTCGCCTTCGAACAATACAGCGTGCTCGACACCGTGATCATGGGCCACACCGAACTGTGGGCGGTGAAGGAAGAGCGCGACCGCATTTACGCCATGGCGGAAATGAGCGAAGAAGATGGCTATAAGGTCGCCGATCTGGAAGTGGCCTACGGCGAGATGGACGGTTACACCGCCGAAGCGCGCGCCGGCGAACTGCTGCTTGGCGTGGGCATCCCGGTTGAACAGCACTATGGCCCGATGAGCGAAATCGCGCCGGGCTTCAAGCTGCGCGTGTTGCTGGCGCAGGCGCTGTTCTCCGATCCGGAAATCCTGCTGCTCGACGAACCGACCAACAACCTGGACATCGATACCATTCGCTGGCTGGAGCAGGTGCTGAACGAACGCAACAGCACCATGATCATCATTTCGCACGACCGTCACTTCCTGAACATGGTGTGTACCCACATGGCGGATCTGGACTACGGCGAGCTGCGCGTTTACCCGGGCAACTACGACGAATACATGACCGCCGCCACCCAGGCGCGCGAGCGTCTGATGGCCGACAACGCCAAGAAGAAAGCGCAGATCAACGAACTGCAGTCGTTCGTCAGCCGCTTCAGCGCCAACGCCTCCAAATCCAAGCAGGCCACTTCGCGCGCCCGCCAGATAGACAAAATCCAGCTGGAAGAAGTGAAGGCGTCGAGCCGTCAGAACCCGTTCATTCGCTTCGAGCAGGACAAGAAGCTGTTCCGCAACGCGCTGGAAGTGGAAGCGCTGTCCAAGGGCTTCGACAACGGTCCGCTGTTCAGCAAGTTCAACCTGATGGTTGAAGTGGGCGAGAAAGTGGCGGTGCTGGGCCCGAACGGTATCGGTAAATCCACCCTGCTGAAAACGCTGGTGGGTGATGCGCAGCCGGACAGCGGCAGCGTGAAATGGTCGGAAAACGCCAGAATCGGCTACTACGCGCAGGATCACGAATACGAGTTCGATGAAACCCTGACGGTATTCGACTGGATGAGCCAGTGGAAGCAGGAAAAAGACGACGAGCAGGCGGTGCGCAGCGTGCTGGGCCGTTTGCTGTTCAGCCAGGACGACATCAAGAAGCGCGTGAAGGTGCTGTCCGGTGGTGAGAAGGGGCGCATGCTGTTCGGCAAGCTGATGATGCAGCGTCCTAACATTTTGGTTATGGATGAGCCAACCAACCACCTGGATATGGAATCGATCGAATCGCTGAACATGGCGCTGGAAATGTACGAAGGCACGCTGATCTTCGTTTCCCACGACCGTGAGTTCGTCAGCTCGCTGGCGACGCGGGTGCTGGAAATGACGCCGAACAAAGTGATCGACTTTACCGGCAACTACGAAGACTACCTGCGCAGCCAGGGCATCGTGTAAGCCACGCGATAAATAAGAAGGGCGGGAATTTTCCCGCCCTTTTTTTATCCGTTAATCGCCGCCGCACACCTCGCACTGCGGGTTTTTCGGCAGCTTCATCTCGCGGAACTGCAGGGTCATGGCGTCGAACATCAGCAGCTTGCCGGTGAGCGTTTGGCCATAGTTCGCCAATAGCTTGATGGTTTCCATCGCCTGCAGGGTACCGATGGTGCCTACCAGCGGCGCCATCACTCCGGCCTCGACGCAGGTGAGGGCGTTTTCGCCGAACAGCCGGCTCAGGCAGCGGTAGCAAGGTTCGTCCGGCTGGTAAGTGAACACGCTCAGTTGCCCCTCCATGCGGATCGCCGCGCCGGAGACCAGCGGTTTGCGCTGCGCGTGGCACAGGCGGTTCAGCAGGTCGCGCGTCGCCACGTTGTCGGTACAGTCCAGCACCGCGTCGCAGGCGGCGATCTGCGCCGCCATCTGCTCATCGTCCAGCCGGCCGTCGACGGCGTCGATGCGGATATGCGGATTGATGGCGCTCAGCTCCCGCCGCGCCGATTCAACTTTGCTCATGCCGATGCGCTCGTCGCGGTGCAGGATTTGGCGCTGCAGGTTGGAGAGCGAGACGGTGTCGAAATCAACCAGCGTCAGATGGCCCACGCCCGCCGCAGCCAGATAGGGCGCCGCCGCACAGCCGAGCCCGCCGAGGCCGACGATCAACACCCGCGCCGCCTTCAGCTTCTCCTGGCCGTCGAAGTCGAAGCCGCGCAGGATTATCTGGCGGTTGTAGCGCAGCGCTTCGGCATCGGTTAATTCCGGCAGCATGTTCAGCTCCTCAGCAGGGCGTTGAACGGCTCGATCTCCACCGTTTCACCGGCGGCGACAGAACCGCGCTCGCGCTCCAGCACGATAAAACAGTTGCCCTGGCTGTAGGAGCTGAACACGTGTGAGCCCTGATGGCCGGTGGTGCTGACCTCCAGTTGGCCTGCGGCGTTGCTGCTGAATACCCCGCGCTGGAAATCGAGGCGGCCCGGTGCCTTCTTCAGCGGGGTGAGCGCCCGGGCGCGCAGGCGCGGCGGCAGGCGCCAATCGCTGTGGCCGGCCAGCTTGGCCAGCAGCGGCTGCACCAGCTGATAGAAGGTCAGCGCGGCGGAAACCGGGTTGCCCGGCAGGCCGCAGAACCAGGCATGTTTCAGCTTGCCGAAGGCGAAAGGCTTGCCGGGTTTGATAGCCAGCTTCCAAAAGCTGACCTGGCCCAGTTCGTCCAGCATCTGCTTGGTGTAGTCGGCTTCACCTACCGAGACGCCGCCGCTGCTGATCACCACGTCGGCCTGGCTGTCCGCCTGCTCGAAAGCGGCGCGCAGCGCTGCTTGATTGTCGCGGACAATGCCCAGATCGAAAACCTCGCAGCCCAGCTGTTCCAGCATCAGGCGCACCGCAAAGCGGTTGGTGTCGTAGATTTGGCCGGCCTGAAGCGGCTGGCCGACCGGCTGCAGCTCGTCGCCGGTGGAGAACACCGCCACCTTCAGCTTGCGCATCACCTGCACCTCGGCGACGCCGAGCGAAGCCAGCAGCGGCAGCTGCGCGGCGCCCAGCTTAACGCCGGCCGGCAGCACGCCGGCGCCCCGGCGGATGTCTTCACCGGCCAGGCGGATATTTTGCCCGGCCTGTGCCACGGCGTTAAAGCGCACGCCCTGCTCGCTGGCTTCGGCCTGCTCCTGCATGATCACCGCATCGGCACCGGCCGGGATCGGCGCGCCGGTCATGATGCGCACGCAGCTGCCGGCCGGCCATTCGCCATTGAACGGCGCACCGGCGAAGGCCTTGCCCGCCACCGGCAGCGGCGCGTTGGCGTGCAGGTCGGCGAGGCGTACCGCGTAGCCGTCCATCGCCGAGTTGGCGAACGGCGGCACGTCAATCGGGGAAATCACTGCGGCGGCGGTAATGCGGCCGGCGGCGGCGGTCAGAGGGACGGTTTCGGTCTGCTGCAGGGGGGAAAGCTGGCTGAGCATTTTATCCAGCGCTTGCTCCAGAGAGATAAGATCGGAAGTATGGCAATGATCCATAAAGAGGGCTCCGTAATCGGGTTGCGCGTAAACGCGGCAAAGTGGCGTTATTATGAAGGATGCTATGCTGAAGTAAAACAGGAGACAGCCATGCACGATCGGATACTGGATTTTTGGTTCGAAGAAATAGAACCGGTAATGTGGTTTAAAAAGGATGAGGATTTCGACCGCCTGCTGCATACGCGTTTTGGCCATATCTGGCAGGCGGCGGCGGCGGGGGAGCTGGCGGGCTGGCGAGCCACCGTCGAAGGGCGTTTGGCGGAAGTGATCGTGCTCGATCAGTTCAGCCGCAATCTGTTCCGCGGCACCCCGCGCTCATTTTCCTGCGACGGCATGGCGCTGATCCTGGCGCAGGAAGCCATTCGCAGCGGTGAGTGCGAACGCCTGAGCCGCGAGCAGCGCGGGTTTCTTTATTTGCCCTTTATGCACTCGGAGTCGGCGCTGATCCACCGGCAGGCGCTGCAGCTGTATACCGAACTGGATAATGGCGATCAGCTGGAGTTCGAATTGCGCCATAAGGCGATCATCGATCGTTTTGGCCGCTATCCGCACCGCAACGCGATATTGGGCCGGGTGTCCACGCCCGAAGAAGAAGAATTCTTGCGGCAGCCGGGCTCCGGATTCTAAATATTTATCTTCTGCGCTCAGCCGGCGAAAAAACAGCAGGCTGGGCGCAACGGGCATATTTCCACAGAGCTATCGCTTATATCTTCGAACGATTGCCGCACATCCGCATTGTATTGTTAACCAAGAACGCCGCAATTATTTCCGTTGCGGAAGCCCTTGTATAACTCGCTGTTTTTATTCCATTAAGCTATTTCAATGTGCGAAACGGTCTAAGCGCGCTACGCTAAAACCAGGGCGCTGACGTTATGCTTTACTTCCTCTTGCGGGCTAAATATAGTCAAAAAAAGACTGAATAATAATATACCGCGCGCAGCGTATTCGTTCTGCAACGTTGGGGTTAACACAGGGTGTCAGGCAAATGAGCAAACCAGTGATTGCCATTCACGGCGGTGCGGGCGCAATTACCCGTGCGGCGCTGAGTGCTGAAAAAGAACGCGAGTATATCCAGGCGCTGTCCGGCATTGTCGCCGCCGGCCAGGTTATTCTGGCGCAGGGCGGCAGCGCGTTGGACGCGGTGACCGAAGCGGTGCGGCTGCTGGAGGAGTGCCCGCTGTTCAACGCCGGCAAGGGATCGGTGTTCACTCATCAGGGCACGCACGAACTGGACGCCTGCGTGATGGACGGCCGCACCTGCGACGCCGGCGCCGTTGCCGGGGTCAGCCGGATACGCAACCCGATACTGGCCGCGCGCGCGGTGCTGGAAAACAGCCAGCATCTGCTGTTCGCCGGCGAAGGCGCGGAGAAGTTCGCCGCCGCTCACGGCCTGGAAATGGTCGATGCCGATTTCTTCTTTACCCAGGCGCGTTTTGATCAATTGCACCGCGCGCAGGCGGAGCTGGGGCGGGTATTGCTCGATCACGACGGCGCGGCGCAGACCGGCGATCCGCTCGATCCCGATCGCAAGTTCGGCACCGTCGGCGCCGTGGCGTTGGACGCGCTGGGCAACCTGGCCGCCGCCACCTCTACCGGCGGCATGACCAACAAACAGGCCGGCCGGGTGGGTGATACGCCGATCGTCGGCGCCGGCTGTTACGCCAATAACGCCACGGTGGCGGTCTCCAGCACCGGCACCGGCGAAGTGTTTATGCGCGGCGTGGCGGCTTATGACATATCCGCGCTGATCGAATACGCGGGTCTCAGCCTGCAGCAGGCCAGCGACAGGGTGGTATTGGAAAAACTCCCGGCGTTGGGCGGCAGCGGCGGCGTCATTGCCGTCGACCGTGACGGCAATATCGCGCTGCCGTTCAACAGCGAAGGAATGTACCGCGGTTTTGGTTATGTCGGCGATGCGCCGTCCGTAGGGATATACCGCTAATCGTTCGCCAGGAGGCTGCATGACCGAAACTTCAACCCGGCCTGCGAGCGACAGCGGGCTGCAGTTGCCGCCGCAGCGCGTGCTGACGGTGCGCGATCTGAGCGTCAATTTTCACCAGCAGGGCGACACCGTCGAAGCGGTGCGCAAGCTGTCCTTTGAGGTCGATCGCGGCGAAACCCTGGCGATCGTCGGCGAATCGGGCTCCGGCAAGTCCGTGACCTCGCTGGCGCTGATGCGCCTGGTCGAGCAGGGCGGTGGGCGCATCGTCGGCGGCGCGATGCCGTTTCGCCGGCGCAACGGCGAGGTTATCGATCTGGCGCAGGCGCCGCCAAGCCAGCTGCGGCGGGTGCGCGGCGCCGATATGGCGATGATCTTCCAGGAGCCGATGACCTCGCTCAACCCGGTCTTCCCGGTCGGGGAGCAGATCGCCGAATCGCTGCGGCTGCATCAGGGCATGGACCACCGCAGCGCCAGGCGAGAAGCCCTGCGGATGCTCGATCTGGTGCGCATTCCGGAGGCCAAAGAGGTGCTGGGCCGCTACCCGCACCAGCTGTCCGGCGGCATGCGCCAGCGGGTGATGATCGCCATGGCGCTGTCCTGCAAACCGGCGCTGCTGATTGCCGATGAACCGACCACCGCATTGGACGTCACCATTCAGGCGCAGATCCTGCAGTTGATCCGCGTGCTGCAGCAGGAAATGCAGATGGGGGTAATCTTCATCACCCACGATATGGGGGTGGTGGCGGAAATCGCCGATCGGGTGTTGGTGATGCGGCGCGGTGAGCCGGTGGAACAAAACAACGTGCGGGCGCTGTTCGCCGCACCGCAGCAGCCCTACACCCAGGCGCTGTTGGCGGCGGTGCCGAAGCTGGGATCGATGGCGGATAACCCCTTGCCCGCCAGGTTCCCGCAGCCGGGCGGCGGCGAAGGCGCGCCGCAGGATACCGTGCCGGCCGGTGCCGCGCCGATCCTGCGGGTGGAAAACCTGGTGACGCGCTTCGATCTGCGCAGCGGCATTCTCAATCGCGTTACCCGGCGGGTGCACGCGGTGGAAAACGTCAGCTTCGATCTTTACCCCGGCGAAACCCTGGGGCTGGTGGGAGAATCCGGTTGCGGAAAATCTACCACCGGGCGTTCGCTGCTGAAGCTGGTGGACAGCCAGAGCGGCAGCATCACCTTTGACGGCCGCCAGATCGATCGGCTGAAAGGCCCGGCGCTGCAGCACCTGCGGCGTGATATTCAGTTCATCTTTCAAGACCCCTACGCCTCGCTCGATCCGCGCCTGACAGTCGGTTTTTCCATTATGGAACCGCTGCTGGTGCACAACGTGGCGCGCGGCAAAGAGGCGGAGCGGCGGGTGGCCTGGCTGCTGGAACGCGTCGGGCTGCTGCCGGAGCATGCGCGGCGCTATCCGCATGAGTTTTCCGGCGGCCAGCGCCAGCGCATCTGCATTGCGCGCGCGCTGGCGCTGAACCCGAAGGTGGTGATCGCCGATGAGGCGGTCTCGGCGCTCGACGT is drawn from Serratia entomophila and contains these coding sequences:
- a CDS encoding MFS transporter, which encodes MSTVENALSENQAVEKKAVNYKVILGASLGNGLEIFDFTVYSFFAAIIGELYFPSDTAYGSLLMSVAVFGVGFIMRPLGSMVLGAYADKVGRKAAMLMTIILMGVGTALIAFSPTHAQIGVFAPILIVVGRLIQGFAAGGEVGSATTLLLESAGANQRGFFVSWQSISQGISALLGASFGLLLTYFLSEEALYSWGWRVPFIIGLLIIPVGVYIRRHLEETYGGEAPGQARSPSNPVLDVLRNHFKDLLLGVLIIMSGTVMVYIVLLYMPTYMMQTYHIAGPTAYLFSCIASVVQIAAAYYAGRYVDRVQNYKRPLLFSIFAALILIYPTFWFLSATQSLWLAIVFRILLIGTLGINMLASTMLIVSALPRHVRATGTSMIYAFGVTLFGGSAQLIVTWLLDVSGNPMAPAWYVTGMLTLSLIATCLFRERHQD
- the mchS3 gene encoding MchS3 family protein — protein: MKRIFIVSILFFTALYFPYGHANENHYESIESDLSQVSYFSLGMNGFVGRISEGEVAVIDILKSKSATDIFLRIANNPKATPESKLYAACGLKQLGKLNKNDVKSIFAKEWNDDVSILKADVLRKEKFKYLYFGILNHGCM
- a CDS encoding ABC-F family ATPase — encoded protein: MLSTNNITMQFGSKPLFENISVKFGGGNRYGLIGANGCGKSTFMKILGGDLAPSGGNVFLDPNERLGKLRQDQFAFEQYSVLDTVIMGHTELWAVKEERDRIYAMAEMSEEDGYKVADLEVAYGEMDGYTAEARAGELLLGVGIPVEQHYGPMSEIAPGFKLRVLLAQALFSDPEILLLDEPTNNLDIDTIRWLEQVLNERNSTMIIISHDRHFLNMVCTHMADLDYGELRVYPGNYDEYMTAATQARERLMADNAKKKAQINELQSFVSRFSANASKSKQATSRARQIDKIQLEEVKASSRQNPFIRFEQDKKLFRNALEVEALSKGFDNGPLFSKFNLMVEVGEKVAVLGPNGIGKSTLLKTLVGDAQPDSGSVKWSENARIGYYAQDHEYEFDETLTVFDWMSQWKQEKDDEQAVRSVLGRLLFSQDDIKKRVKVLSGGEKGRMLFGKLMMQRPNILVMDEPTNHLDMESIESLNMALEMYEGTLIFVSHDREFVSSLATRVLEMTPNKVIDFTGNYEDYLRSQGIV
- the moeB gene encoding molybdopterin-synthase adenylyltransferase MoeB, with protein sequence MLPELTDAEALRYNRQIILRGFDFDGQEKLKAARVLIVGLGGLGCAAAPYLAAAGVGHLTLVDFDTVSLSNLQRQILHRDERIGMSKVESARRELSAINPHIRIDAVDGRLDDEQMAAQIAACDAVLDCTDNVATRDLLNRLCHAQRKPLVSGAAIRMEGQLSVFTYQPDEPCYRCLSRLFGENALTCVEAGVMAPLVGTIGTLQAMETIKLLANYGQTLTGKLLMFDAMTLQFREMKLPKNPQCEVCGGD
- the moeA gene encoding molybdopterin molybdotransferase MoeA; this translates as MDHCHTSDLISLEQALDKMLSQLSPLQQTETVPLTAAAGRITAAAVISPIDVPPFANSAMDGYAVRLADLHANAPLPVAGKAFAGAPFNGEWPAGSCVRIMTGAPIPAGADAVIMQEQAEASEQGVRFNAVAQAGQNIRLAGEDIRRGAGVLPAGVKLGAAQLPLLASLGVAEVQVMRKLKVAVFSTGDELQPVGQPLQAGQIYDTNRFAVRLMLEQLGCEVFDLGIVRDNQAALRAAFEQADSQADVVISSGGVSVGEADYTKQMLDELGQVSFWKLAIKPGKPFAFGKLKHAWFCGLPGNPVSAALTFYQLVQPLLAKLAGHSDWRLPPRLRARALTPLKKAPGRLDFQRGVFSSNAAGQLEVSTTGHQGSHVFSSYSQGNCFIVLERERGSVAAGETVEIEPFNALLRS
- a CDS encoding DUF924 family protein is translated as MHDRILDFWFEEIEPVMWFKKDEDFDRLLHTRFGHIWQAAAAGELAGWRATVEGRLAEVIVLDQFSRNLFRGTPRSFSCDGMALILAQEAIRSGECERLSREQRGFLYLPFMHSESALIHRQALQLYTELDNGDQLEFELRHKAIIDRFGRYPHRNAILGRVSTPEEEEFLRQPGSGF